The proteins below are encoded in one region of Helianthus annuus cultivar XRQ/B chromosome 2, HanXRQr2.0-SUNRISE, whole genome shotgun sequence:
- the LOC110913213 gene encoding queuine tRNA-ribosyltransferase accessory subunit 2, with protein MLQEAELSIDDGAQESKNMKFAIKTFCKSGRARVGLLQLTTLGNKEIIEIETPALLLTTRKGLPAFIPPDHLPFLPSPDSRLLHFSPMHFMECPDLKTISKIGGVHRLLGLQGYGFVAVPRDSILSLPECNSSNKNGASFETPCGRFLVKPLEYMKMISSMKPDLWVSLADEVHASVTVKRNKVSVDRTITWLDTCISLKPRDGVLFGSIVGGCNVEERTRCAQEVAKRNVSGYYIGGFGLGDSIDERSTYLHAVTDSLPKEKPRQVCGLGLPEEVLQGIAAGIDLFDSTYIYHLTLEGFALIFPLNNDKCTQDPQLCPMASDYTKINLKATVYRKDTSRIVEGCTCYTCQNHTKAYINHLLNVHEMLAQILLEIHNTHHYLSFFRLIREAITEGKFEEFRQKFIQNRRGHLLAASPITFELESPVR; from the exons ATGCTACAGGAGGCGGAACTGAGCATCGACGACGGAGCACAAGAGAGTAAGAACATGAAGTTTGCGATTAAAACATTTTGCAAGAGCGGTCGAGCACGGGTGGGCCTCCTGCAACTCACCACTTTGGGTAATAAGGAGATAATAGAGATAGAAACACCGGCACTTCTACTCACTACTCGCAAAGGACTGCCGGCTTTTATTCCGCCGGACCACCTCCCCTTTCTTCCGTCTCCTGATTCTCGTCTTCTTCACTTTAGCCCCATGCACTT CATGGAGTGTCCTGATTTAAAAACGATATCAAAGATCGGAGGAGTGCACCGGCTTCTCGGTTTGCAAGGCTACGGATTTGTCGCTGTGCCAAGGGATTCTATTCTATCTCTTCCGGAATGCAATAGTAGTAACAAGAATGGAGCATCGTTTGAGACCCCGTGTGGGCGTTTCTTG GTGAAGCCTTTGGAGTACATGAAAATGATATCTTCAATGAAGCCGGACTTGTGGGTCAGTTTAGCCGATGAAGTACATGCTTCAGTTACCGTAAAGAGGAATAAAGTGTCTGTTGATCGAACGATCACATGGCTTGATACTTGCATTTCACTAAAACCG AGAGATGGAGTTCTTTTCGGATCAATTGTTGGAGGATGCAATGTTGAAGAACGGACACGTTGCGCTCAAGAGGTTGCAAAAAGAAATGTTTCCG GTTATTATATTGGTGGTTTTGGACTTGGAGATAGCATTGATGAGCGATCAACATATCTGCATGCTGTTACG GACTCGTTACCAAAAGAAAAACCTCGTCAGGTTTGTGGCCTAGGACTTCCAG AGGAGGTATTACAGGGGATTGCTGCGGGTATTGATCTCTTTGACTCCAC GTATATTTACCATTTGACCCTTGAGGGCTTTGCACTTATCTTTCCACTTAATAATGACAAGTGTACACAAGACCCTCAGTTGTGTCCCATGGCTAGTGACTACACAAAGATAAATCTTAAAGCAACTGTCTATAG GAAAGATACATCACGAATTGTTGAAGGGTGCACGTGCTACACATGTCAGAACCATACAAAAGCTTACATCAATCATCTCCTCAATGTCCATGAAATGCTTGCTCAGATTCTGCTTGAAAT ACATAATACACACCACTATTTGTCATTCTTTCGGTTAATAAGAGAAGCAATTACCGAAGGAAAATTTGAGGAATTCAGACAGAAGTTCATTCAGAACAGGCGCGGGCATCTTCTGGCAGCTTCACCGATTACTTTCGAGTTAGAAAGTCCAGTGAGGTAG